One window of Papaver somniferum cultivar HN1 chromosome 9, ASM357369v1, whole genome shotgun sequence genomic DNA carries:
- the LOC113311334 gene encoding uncharacterized protein LOC113311334, translated as MSTPSPRVRPSADPGWDYGQPLVNDRNSVKCDLCGVITRAGIFRHKKHLLGGFKDVTLCTNVTKEIQDRIRKFMDEQSSKKKEKEIITPAPLPLRQIEGSKKQIVVYNDGGYGSGGGSSNTPPPRVTREVVNSVVGAGAGELGEKGEIREFLEKDVGNGDGNRESTCEVIANFFYENGISFDVVRSKSFGKMIAAVGEFGAGLKPPSYEELAGGMLEKKVKGVREWIDGLKIHWKIYGCSIMCDWWNGENGLTIINFLVNCPRGTVFWKSIDATERVKTAEGVLEMLKEVIGEVVVTDNAPNFKCAGKWLMEQIKVVWTPCASHCVNSMCKEISEVKKVAEVVMKCRRITVFMYNDDDVLHMMRKFISGGDLTRPSVNSFTTSFLSMESILNQKWSKGNDEFR; from the exons ATGTCGACTCCATCGCCTCGTGTTAGACCCTCAGCTGATCCAGGTTGGGATTATGGCCAACCACTAGTAAATGATAGAAACAGTGTGAAATGTGATCTGTGTGGTGTGATCACAAGAGCTGGGATTTTTAGGCATAAGAAACATCTTCTTGGTGGTTTTAAAGATGTTACACTTTGTACTAATGTTACTAAAGAAATTCAAGATAGAATTAGGAAATTCATGGATGAACAATCATCtaagaagaaagaaaaggaaataaTTACACCTGCGCCGCTGCCGTTGCGGCAAATTGAGGGATCTAAGAAACAAATTGTAGTTTATAATGATGGTGGttatggtagtggtggtggtagtagtaaTACGCCGCCGCCGCGGGTGACTAGGGAGGTAGTGAATTCtgttgttggtgctggtgctggtgaATTGGGTGAGAAAggtgaaattagggaattttTGGAAAAGGATGTGGGCAATGGTGATGGGAATAGAGAGAGTACATGTGAAGTCATTGCTAATTTTTTCTATGAGAATGGGATTTCATTTGATGTTGTGAGAAGTAAGAGTTTTGGTAAGATGATTGCGGCGGTTGGGGAGTTTGGTGCTGGGCTTAAACCGCCTTCGTATGAGGAGTTGGCGGGTGGAATGttggagaagaaggtgaaggggGTGAGGGAATGGATTGATGGGTTAAAGATACATTGGAAGATTTATGGGTGTTCTATTATGTGTGATTGGTGGAATGGAGAGAATGGGTTAACGATTATCAATTTTCTTGTGAATTGTCCTAGAGGGACAGTTTTTTGGAAGTCGATTGATGCTACTGAACGGGTTAAGACGGCAGAGGGTGTGCTTGAGATGTTGAAAGAGGTTATCGGAGAAGTG GTGGTTACAGATAATGCGCCAAATTTCAAATGTGCTGGAAAGTGGTTGATGGAACAAATAAAGGTTGTTTGGACTCCATGTGCATCACACTGTGTGAATTCGATGTGTAAAGAAATCTCTGAGGTGAAAAAAGTTGCTGAGGTTGTGATGAAATGCAGAAGAATTACAGTATTTATGTACAACGATGATGATGTGCTACATATGATGAGAAAGTTCATTAGTGGAGGAGATTTAACGAGACCGAgtgtcaatagtttcactacttCTTTCTTGTCGATGGAAAGTATTCTCAACCAAAAGTGGTCTAAAGGCAATGATGAATTCAGATGA
- the LOC113307669 gene encoding uncharacterized protein LOC113307669, whose translation MLKPLVDVVRIMYLDEEPSMGNIYHAMDKMRKKILCLLLGEPKHSASLNRVLKIVDTHRMDQLRQPLYAAGYYLNPSIYFTIQSEHEKSLEGNADIKRGLMDSINMLYPDEVKQDKIIDQLVVYRSAEGMMGDPAAVRKRETTSPSEWWVTWGSEVPELQEFARKVLGLTCSASPYETNWSAFNSLHSKKRNKLEHQKLNDLVFVTYNTKLRTRYLDRTSLVRKYTEPIVLEDTEEACAEWLVPFGANDKHLCGEDDITLGDVEEAKGNEESGGQTTTILYKKRVLGNMSTGTSKIKKR comes from the exons ATGTTGAAACCGTTGGTGGATGTTGTTCGGATAATGTATTTGGACGAAGAGCCTTCAATGGGAAATATCTACCATGCAATGGATAAGATGCGAAAGAAGATTTTATGTCTTCTATTAGGTGAGCCGAAGCACAGTGCAAGTTTGAATAGagtgttgaagattgttgatacTCATCGGATGGATCAACTACGTCAACCTTTATATGCAGCTGGCTATTATCTCAATCCTAGCATTTACTTTACTATTCAATCTGAACATGAAAAGAGTTTGGAAGGCAATGCTGATATTAAAAGAGGTTTAATGGATTCTATAAACATGCTTTATCCAGATGAAGTGAAGCAAGATAAGATTATTGATCAATTGGTGGTTTATCGATCAGCTGAAGGCATGATGGGTGACCCAGCAGCGGTAAGGAAACGGGAAACAACCTCCCCATCTGAGTGGTGGGTTACTTGGGGATCTGAAGTGCCAGAACTTCAAGAGTTTGCGAGAAAGGTGCTCGGTCTTACTTGTTCCGCATCTCCGTACGAAACAAATTGGAGTGCCTTTAATAGT TTGCATTCGAAGAAAAGGAACAAGCTAGAGCATCAAAAGTTGAATGACCTTGTCTTTGTTACGTACAACACTAAACTTAGAACTCGTTACTTGGACCGAACTAGCTTGGTGAGAAAATATACAGAGCCTATTGTTTTGGAAGATACGGAGGAAGCATGTGCAGAGTGGCTTGTACCTTTCGGTGCAAACGATAAGCATTTATGTggtgaggatgatattactttgGGGGATGTTGAAGAAGCGAAAGGAAATGAAGAATCTGGGGGTCAAACAACTACGATATTGTATAAGAAGAGAGTCTTAGGAAACATGAGTACGGGTACgagtaaaatcaaaaagagataa